Proteins from a genomic interval of Mycobacterium conspicuum:
- a CDS encoding DUF559 domain-containing protein: MEKPFVGSEAVAAGEISRHELRTYYRAIMPNVYLKKRVEPTLRQRSVAAWLWSRREAVIAGAAASAMHGAKWVDDGVPVELIWRNARAPAGVVTRHQALSAHEFERLHGLPVTTPERTAFDLGRRGGLTRAVARLDALAAATDFKVNDVFELAGAHRHTRGLRQLETALDLVDGGAQSPKETWLRLLLINAGFPKPRTQIPVLGADGFPRYFLDMGWEDRMLAVEYDGEQHWTDPEQYAFDVERQEYVAHVGWTVIRVVSRQRPRDVIRRVQHAWDALR, encoded by the coding sequence ATGGAGAAGCCATTTGTCGGCAGCGAGGCGGTGGCCGCCGGGGAGATCAGCCGCCATGAGTTGCGCACCTACTACCGCGCGATCATGCCGAACGTCTACCTGAAAAAGCGGGTCGAGCCGACGCTGCGGCAACGCAGCGTCGCCGCCTGGCTGTGGTCGCGGCGGGAGGCGGTGATAGCCGGCGCCGCCGCGTCGGCCATGCACGGCGCCAAGTGGGTCGACGACGGCGTGCCGGTCGAATTGATCTGGCGCAACGCGAGGGCGCCCGCCGGCGTCGTGACGCGCCATCAAGCGCTGTCCGCGCACGAGTTCGAGCGGCTCCATGGTCTCCCGGTGACGACGCCGGAGCGCACCGCGTTCGACCTCGGCAGGCGCGGCGGCCTTACCCGTGCGGTTGCTCGGCTCGATGCGCTGGCCGCCGCCACCGACTTCAAGGTGAACGACGTCTTCGAACTGGCTGGCGCCCATCGGCATACGCGGGGCCTGCGTCAACTGGAGACCGCGCTGGATCTGGTCGACGGGGGAGCGCAATCGCCGAAGGAAACCTGGCTGAGGTTGCTCTTGATCAACGCGGGCTTCCCCAAACCGCGAACCCAGATCCCGGTGCTCGGGGCGGATGGCTTTCCGCGGTACTTCCTCGACATGGGCTGGGAAGACCGCATGCTGGCGGTCGAATACGACGGCGAACAGCACTGGACCGACCCAGAGCAATACGCCTTCGACGTCGAACGCCAGGAGTATGTGGCCCACGTCGGCTGGACCGTGATCCGGGTGGTCTCGCGGCAGCGTCCGCGCGACGTGATTCGGCGAGTCCAGCACGCATGGGATGCGCTGCGCTAG
- a CDS encoding group I truncated hemoglobin — protein MRLMARFRKQDRTSIYDRIGGHEAIELVVEDFYVRVLADDQLAGFFAGTNMNRLKGKQAEFFAAALGGPEPYTGAPMKQVHQGRGITMHHFNLVAGHLGDALAAAGVPAETVTEILSAIAPLAPDVVSGETATV, from the coding sequence ATGCGATTGATGGCACGTTTCCGCAAGCAGGACCGGACCAGCATCTACGACCGAATCGGCGGGCACGAGGCGATCGAGCTCGTCGTCGAGGACTTCTATGTCCGCGTCCTCGCCGACGACCAGCTGGCCGGTTTCTTCGCCGGGACGAATATGAACCGCCTCAAAGGCAAACAGGCCGAGTTCTTCGCGGCCGCCCTCGGCGGGCCCGAGCCCTACACCGGCGCTCCGATGAAGCAGGTGCACCAGGGGCGCGGGATCACCATGCATCACTTCAACCTGGTGGCCGGGCACCTGGGTGACGCCCTGGCCGCGGCCGGGGTCCCGGCCGAGACGGTGACGGAAATCCTGTCCGCCATCGCTCCCCTGGCCCCCGACGTGGTCTCGGGCGAAACGGCCACCGTCTAA
- a CDS encoding nitroreductase family deazaflavin-dependent oxidoreductase: MPLSGEYAPSPLDWSREQADKYVESGGTDGTDLNGMPVILLTTVGAKTGKLRKTPLMRVEHDGEYAIVASLGGAPKHPVWYYNVAKNPRVELQDGPVTRDYDAREVFGEEKAVWWERAVAAYPPYADYQKKTDRQIPVFVLTPVG; this comes from the coding sequence ATGCCCCTTTCAGGTGAATACGCACCCAGCCCGTTAGATTGGTCCCGCGAACAGGCCGACAAGTACGTCGAATCCGGCGGAACCGACGGCACCGATCTGAACGGCATGCCCGTCATCCTGCTGACCACCGTCGGGGCCAAGACCGGCAAACTTCGCAAGACCCCGCTGATGCGGGTCGAGCACGACGGCGAGTACGCGATCGTCGCGTCGCTGGGCGGGGCGCCGAAGCACCCGGTCTGGTACTACAACGTGGCGAAGAACCCGCGGGTCGAGCTGCAGGACGGCCCGGTCACCCGCGATTACGACGCCCGCGAGGTGTTCGGCGAGGAGAAGGCGGTGTGGTGGGAGCGCGCGGTGGCGGCCTATCCGCCCTACGCCGACTACCAGAAGAAGACCGACCGCCAGATTCCGGTGTTCGTGCTGACCCCGGTTGGCTGA
- a CDS encoding methyltransferase domain-containing protein produces the protein MGRRTFEDLVAEADSVSVDGWDFSWLDDRATEERPSWGYQRMLSQRLAGVSAALDIHTGGGEVLGGAGPFPPTMAAIETWPPNAALATKRLHPLGVVVIATRDEPPLPFADEAFDLVTTRHPISVWWDEILRVLRPGGSYFAQHIGPATMGELVEYFIGPQPEKWAEFHPDAVRAQVRDSGLQLVDLRAEKLRAEFFDIGAVIYFLRKVIWTVPDFTVERYREQLRALHERIEAEGSFVAHATRVLVDARKPD, from the coding sequence ATGGGTCGTCGCACATTCGAAGATTTGGTGGCAGAGGCTGATTCGGTATCCGTCGACGGCTGGGACTTCTCCTGGCTCGACGACCGCGCGACCGAGGAACGACCCTCGTGGGGCTACCAGCGGATGCTGAGCCAGCGCTTGGCCGGGGTGTCGGCGGCGCTGGACATCCACACCGGCGGCGGCGAGGTGCTGGGCGGCGCCGGGCCGTTCCCGCCCACCATGGCCGCCATCGAAACGTGGCCGCCGAACGCCGCTTTGGCCACCAAGCGCCTGCATCCGCTGGGCGTCGTGGTGATCGCGACCCGCGACGAGCCGCCGTTGCCGTTCGCCGACGAGGCGTTCGACTTGGTGACCACCCGTCATCCCATCTCGGTGTGGTGGGACGAGATCCTTCGGGTGCTGCGGCCGGGCGGCAGCTATTTCGCGCAGCACATCGGGCCCGCCACCATGGGCGAGTTGGTCGAGTACTTCATCGGCCCGCAGCCGGAGAAGTGGGCCGAATTCCATCCCGACGCCGTCCGCGCGCAGGTGCGAGACTCCGGACTGCAGCTGGTGGATCTGCGCGCCGAGAAGCTGCGCGCCGAGTTCTTTGACATCGGCGCCGTTATCTACTTCCTGCGCAAGGTGATCTGGACGGTCCCCGACTTCACCGTCGAGCGCTATCGCGAGCAGCTGCGCGCACTGCACGAGCGCATCGAAGCCGAGGGGTCCTTCGTCGCGCACGCGACGCGGGTCCTGGTGGACGCCCGCAAACCCGACTAG
- the dnaE gene encoding DNA polymerase III subunit alpha — MSQSSFVHLHNHTEYSMLDGAAKITPMLAEVERLGMPAIGMTDHGNMFGASEFYNAATAAGVKPIIGVEAYVAPASRFDTRRILWGDPSQKADDVSGGGSYTHLTMVAENATGLRNLFKLSSLASFEGQLGKWSRMDAELIAENAAGIIATTGCPSGEVQTRLRLGHDREALESAAKWREIFGPDNYFLELMDHGLSIEQRVREGLLEIGRKLGIPPLATNDCHYVTRDAAHNHEALLCVQTGKTLSDPNRFKFDGDGYYLKSAAEMRQLWDADVPGACDSTLLIAERVQSYADVWEPRDRMPVFPVPEGHDQASWLRHEVDAGLRRRFPAGPANNYQERAAYEIDVICAKGFPSYFLIVADLINYARSVGIRVGPGRGSAAGSLVAYALGITDIDPIPHGLLFERFLNPERTSMPDIDIDFDDRRRGEMVRYAADKWGSDRVAQVITFGTIKTKAALKDSARIHYGQPGFAIADRITKALPPAIMAKDIPLSGITDPNHERYKEAAEVRGLIETDPDVRTIYQTARGLEGLIRNAGVHACAVIMSSEPLTEAIPLWKRPQDGAIITGWDYPSCEAIGLLKMDFLGLRNLTIIGDAIENIKANRGIDLDLESVPLDDKPTYELLGRGDTLGVFQLDGGPMRDLLRRMQPTGFEDIVAVLALYRPGPMGMNAHNDYADRKNNRQAITPIHPELEEPLREILAETYGLIVYQEQIMRIAQKVASYSLARADILRKAMGKKKREVLEKEFEGFSEGMQANGFSAGAIKALWDTILPFADYAFNKSHAAGYGLVSYWTAYLKANYPGEYMAGLLTSVGDDKDKAAVYLADCRKLGITVLPPDVNESGLNFASVGADIRYGLGAVRNVGANVVGSLIQTRSDKGKFTDFSDYLNKIDISACNKKVTESLIKAGAFDSLGHSRKGLFLVHTDAVDSVLGTKKAEAIGQFDLFGGSGDAGDAGDPVFTIKVPDDEWEDKHKLALEREMLGLYVSGHPLNGVAHLLSAQVDTAIPAILDGDVPNDSLVRVGGILASVNRRVNKNGMPWASAQLEDLTGGIEVMFFPHAYSAYGAEIADDAVVLVNAKVAVRDDRISLIANELVVPDFSAARVDRPLAVSLPTRQCTLDKVSALKQVLARHPGTSQVHLRLISGERITTLELDASLRVTLSPALMGDLKALLGPGCLGG, encoded by the coding sequence ATGAGTCAGTCGTCCTTCGTGCACCTGCATAACCACACCGAGTACTCGATGCTGGACGGTGCCGCGAAGATCACCCCCATGCTCGCCGAGGTGGAGCGCCTGGGAATGCCGGCGATCGGGATGACCGACCACGGAAACATGTTCGGCGCCAGCGAGTTCTACAACGCGGCGACCGCGGCCGGGGTCAAGCCGATCATCGGCGTCGAGGCCTATGTCGCCCCCGCTTCCCGTTTCGATACCCGACGGATCCTGTGGGGCGATCCCAGCCAGAAGGCCGACGACGTCTCCGGCGGCGGCTCGTACACGCACCTGACGATGGTCGCCGAGAACGCCACCGGCCTGCGCAACCTGTTCAAGCTGTCCTCGCTGGCGTCCTTCGAGGGCCAGCTGGGCAAGTGGTCGCGGATGGACGCCGAGCTGATCGCCGAAAACGCCGCCGGCATCATCGCCACGACCGGGTGCCCGTCCGGCGAGGTGCAGACCCGGCTGCGGCTGGGCCACGACCGCGAGGCTTTGGAGTCGGCCGCCAAGTGGCGAGAGATCTTCGGGCCCGACAACTACTTCCTCGAGCTGATGGATCACGGGCTGAGCATCGAGCAGCGGGTCCGCGAGGGACTGCTCGAGATCGGCCGCAAGCTCGGCATCCCGCCGCTGGCCACCAACGACTGCCACTACGTCACCCGCGACGCCGCCCACAACCACGAGGCGCTGTTGTGCGTGCAGACCGGCAAGACGCTCTCGGACCCGAACCGGTTCAAGTTCGACGGCGACGGCTACTACCTCAAGTCGGCCGCCGAGATGCGTCAGCTGTGGGACGCCGACGTTCCCGGCGCCTGCGACTCCACGCTGCTGATCGCCGAGCGGGTGCAGTCCTACGCCGACGTGTGGGAACCACGCGACCGGATGCCGGTCTTCCCGGTGCCCGAGGGGCACGACCAGGCGTCCTGGCTGCGCCACGAGGTGGATGCCGGGCTGCGCCGGCGGTTCCCCGCCGGCCCCGCAAACAATTACCAAGAGCGGGCGGCCTACGAGATCGACGTCATCTGCGCCAAGGGCTTCCCGTCCTACTTCCTGATCGTCGCCGACCTGATCAACTACGCACGCTCGGTCGGCATCCGCGTCGGGCCGGGCCGCGGCTCGGCCGCCGGCTCGCTGGTGGCCTACGCGCTGGGCATCACCGACATCGACCCGATCCCGCACGGGCTGCTGTTCGAGCGGTTCCTCAACCCCGAGCGCACGTCGATGCCCGACATCGACATCGACTTCGACGACCGTCGCCGCGGCGAGATGGTGCGCTACGCCGCCGACAAGTGGGGCTCCGACCGCGTCGCCCAGGTCATCACCTTCGGCACCATTAAAACCAAAGCGGCGCTGAAGGATTCGGCCCGGATCCATTACGGCCAGCCCGGCTTCGCGATCGCCGACCGCATCACCAAGGCGCTGCCGCCGGCGATCATGGCCAAGGACATTCCGCTGTCGGGCATCACCGACCCGAACCACGAGCGGTACAAGGAAGCCGCCGAAGTCCGCGGCCTGATCGAAACCGATCCCGACGTGCGCACCATCTACCAGACCGCGCGCGGCCTGGAGGGCCTGATCCGCAACGCCGGCGTGCACGCCTGCGCGGTGATCATGAGCAGCGAGCCGCTGACCGAGGCCATCCCGTTGTGGAAGCGGCCCCAGGACGGGGCCATCATCACCGGCTGGGATTACCCGTCGTGCGAGGCCATCGGCCTGCTGAAGATGGACTTCCTGGGGCTGCGCAACCTGACGATCATCGGCGACGCGATCGAGAACATCAAGGCCAACAGGGGAATTGACCTCGACCTGGAGTCGGTGCCGCTGGACGACAAGCCCACCTACGAGTTGCTGGGCCGCGGCGATACCTTGGGCGTGTTTCAACTCGACGGCGGGCCGATGCGCGACCTGCTGCGCCGCATGCAACCCACCGGCTTCGAGGACATCGTCGCGGTGCTCGCGCTGTACCGGCCCGGCCCGATGGGCATGAACGCCCACAACGACTACGCCGACCGCAAGAACAACCGGCAGGCCATCACGCCCATTCACCCCGAGCTCGAGGAGCCGCTGCGCGAGATCCTCGCCGAGACTTACGGTTTGATCGTTTATCAAGAGCAGATCATGCGGATCGCGCAGAAGGTGGCCAGCTACTCGCTGGCCCGAGCCGACATTTTGCGCAAGGCCATGGGCAAGAAGAAGCGTGAGGTGCTGGAGAAGGAGTTCGAGGGCTTCTCGGAAGGCATGCAGGCCAACGGTTTTTCGGCCGGCGCGATTAAGGCGCTGTGGGACACCATCCTGCCGTTCGCCGACTACGCGTTCAACAAGTCGCACGCCGCGGGCTATGGTCTGGTGTCGTATTGGACCGCGTATCTGAAGGCCAACTATCCCGGCGAGTACATGGCCGGCCTGCTCACCTCCGTCGGCGACGACAAGGACAAGGCCGCGGTCTATCTCGCCGATTGCCGCAAGCTCGGCATTACGGTGTTGCCGCCCGACGTCAACGAGTCCGGCCTGAACTTCGCGTCGGTGGGCGCCGACATCCGCTACGGGTTGGGCGCGGTGCGCAACGTCGGCGCCAACGTCGTCGGCTCGTTGATCCAAACCCGCAGCGACAAAGGCAAATTCACCGACTTCTCGGACTATCTGAACAAGATCGACATCTCGGCGTGCAACAAGAAGGTCACCGAGTCGCTGATCAAGGCCGGCGCGTTCGATTCGCTGGGGCATTCGCGCAAGGGCCTGTTCCTGGTGCACACCGACGCGGTGGATTCGGTGCTCGGCACCAAGAAGGCCGAGGCGATCGGGCAGTTCGACCTGTTCGGTGGCTCCGGGGACGCGGGTGATGCTGGAGACCCCGTGTTCACCATCAAGGTGCCCGATGACGAGTGGGAGGACAAGCACAAGCTGGCCCTCGAGCGCGAGATGCTGGGGCTGTACGTGTCCGGGCATCCGCTCAACGGCGTCGCGCACCTGCTGAGCGCCCAGGTGGACACCGCGATTCCGGCGATCCTGGACGGTGATGTTCCCAACGACAGCCTGGTGCGGGTGGGCGGCATCCTGGCGTCGGTGAACCGGCGGGTCAACAAGAACGGAATGCCTTGGGCGTCAGCGCAATTGGAAGACCTCACCGGTGGCATCGAGGTGATGTTCTTCCCGCACGCCTACTCGGCCTACGGGGCCGAGATCGCCGACGACGCGGTGGTGCTGGTCAACGCCAAGGTCGCGGTCCGTGACGACCGGATTTCGCTGATCGCCAACGAGCTTGTGGTGCCGGACTTTTCGGCCGCGCGGGTGGATCGGCCGCTGGCGGTGAGCCTGCCCACCCGGCAGTGCACCCTGGACAAGGTGAGCGCGCTCAAGCAGGTGCTGGCGCGCCACCCCGGCACCTCGCAGGTGCATCTGCGGCTGATCAGCGGGGAACGGATCACCACCTTAGAGCTGGACGCCTCGCTGCGGGTGACGCTCTCGCCGGCGCTGATGGGTGATCTGAAGGCGCTGCTCGGTCCGGGGTGCCTGGGCGGATAG
- a CDS encoding RluA family pseudouridine synthase has translation MSERSMPVPEGLAGMRVDAGLARLLGLSRSAVAAIAEGGGVELDGVQAGKSDRLTSGAWLQVRLPEAPPPPENTPVDIEGMTILYSDEDIVAVDKPAAVAAHASVGWTGPTVLGGLAAAGYRISTSGVHERQGIVHRLDVGTSGVMVVALSERAYTVLKRAFKQRTVDKRYHALVQGHPDPSSGTIDAPIGRHPGGEWKFAVTSNGRHSLTHYDTLEAHVAASLLDVHLETGRTHQIRVHFAALHHPCCGDLVYGADPKLAKRLGLQRQWLHARSLAFAHPADGRWIEIVSPYPPDLQHALDLLRGEG, from the coding sequence ATGAGCGAACGTTCCATGCCCGTCCCCGAGGGATTGGCGGGCATGCGCGTCGACGCCGGGCTGGCGCGCCTGCTGGGACTGTCGCGCAGCGCCGTGGCCGCCATCGCCGAAGGCGGCGGCGTCGAACTGGACGGCGTGCAGGCCGGCAAATCGGACCGGCTGACCTCCGGCGCCTGGTTGCAGGTGCGGCTGCCCGAGGCGCCCCCGCCGCCGGAGAACACCCCGGTCGACATCGAGGGCATGACGATCTTGTATTCCGACGAGGACATCGTCGCGGTCGACAAACCCGCCGCGGTGGCCGCGCATGCGTCGGTGGGCTGGACGGGCCCCACCGTGCTCGGCGGGCTGGCCGCCGCCGGTTACCGGATCAGCACCTCCGGGGTGCACGAGCGGCAGGGCATCGTGCACCGGCTCGACGTCGGCACCTCCGGGGTCATGGTGGTGGCGCTCTCCGAACGCGCATACACCGTGCTCAAGCGGGCGTTCAAACAGCGCACCGTCGACAAGCGCTACCACGCACTGGTGCAGGGACATCCGGATCCGTCCAGCGGGACCATCGACGCGCCGATCGGCAGGCACCCGGGCGGCGAGTGGAAGTTCGCGGTCACCTCAAACGGCCGGCACAGCCTCACCCACTACGACACCCTGGAAGCGCACGTCGCCGCCAGCCTGCTCGACGTCCACCTGGAAACCGGCCGCACCCACCAGATCCGGGTGCATTTCGCCGCGCTGCACCACCCGTGCTGCGGCGACCTGGTCTACGGAGCCGACCCGAAACTGGCGAAAAGGCTTGGGCTGCAACGTCAATGGCTGCACGCGAGGTCGCTGGCCTTCGCTCATCCCGCCGACGGCCGGTGGATCGAGATCGTCAGCCCGTACCCGCCCGATCTGCAGCACGCACTGGACCTGCTGCGCGGCGAGGGCTAG
- a CDS encoding SDR family NAD(P)-dependent oxidoreductase → MSLPKPNTQSTVVITGASSGIGTELARGLARRGFPLLLVARRRERLDELANEVGQEYSVGVEVMPLDLSVAASRRKLADRLHKEPIAGLCNSAGFGTSGVFHELPVERESEEVTLNALVLMELTHAALPGMVERGAGAVMNIASIAGFQPIPYMAVYSATKAFVQTFSEAIHEELHGTGVSVTVLCPGPVPTEWAEIANAERFSIPAAQVSPQDVAEAAINGMLAGKRSVVPGVVPKVVSTGGRYVPRTLLLPAIRIGNRFRGGPSR, encoded by the coding sequence ATGAGCCTTCCCAAACCGAACACGCAGAGCACCGTCGTCATCACCGGCGCCTCCTCGGGCATCGGCACCGAGCTGGCCCGCGGCCTGGCCCGCCGGGGTTTCCCGCTGCTGCTGGTGGCGCGGCGCCGCGAGCGCCTCGATGAGCTGGCCAACGAGGTGGGCCAGGAGTATTCGGTCGGGGTCGAGGTCATGCCGCTGGACCTCAGCGTCGCCGCGTCGCGCCGGAAATTGGCCGACCGCCTGCACAAGGAGCCGATCGCCGGGCTGTGCAACAGCGCGGGCTTCGGCACCAGTGGGGTCTTCCACGAGCTGCCGGTGGAACGCGAAAGCGAAGAGGTCACCCTCAATGCGCTGGTGTTGATGGAACTGACCCACGCGGCGCTGCCCGGCATGGTGGAGCGCGGCGCGGGCGCGGTGATGAACATCGCGTCGATAGCCGGATTCCAGCCGATTCCCTACATGGCCGTGTACTCGGCCACCAAGGCCTTCGTGCAGACCTTCTCCGAGGCCATCCACGAGGAGCTGCACGGGACGGGGGTCTCGGTGACGGTGCTGTGTCCGGGCCCGGTGCCCACCGAGTGGGCCGAGATCGCCAACGCCGAGCGGTTCAGCATTCCGGCGGCCCAGGTCTCGCCGCAAGACGTGGCCGAGGCCGCGATCAACGGCATGCTCGCCGGCAAGCGCAGCGTGGTGCCCGGCGTGGTGCCCAAGGTGGTCAGCACCGGGGGGCGCTACGTGCCGCGCACGCTGCTGCTGCCGGCGATCCGGATCGGCAACCGGTTCCGCGGCGGGCCCAGCCGGTAA
- a CDS encoding SDR family NAD(P)-dependent oxidoreductase codes for MNLGDLTNLVEKPLAAVSNIINTPNSAGRYRPFYLRNLLDAVQGRTLADAVQGRTILITGGSSGIGAAAAKKIAEAGGEVVLVARTQEKLEEVADEIREDGGTAHVYPCDLSDMDAIAAMADKVLADLGGVDVLVNNAGRSIRRSLALSYDRIHDYQRTMQLNYLGAVQLILKFIPGMRERGYGHIVNVSSVGVQTRAPRFGAYIASKAALDSLCDALQAEVVTDDVKFTTVHMALVRTPMIGPTTIYDKFPTLTPDQAATVITDAIVHRPRRASSPFGQFAAVADAVNPAVMDRVRNRAFGMFEDSDAAKGAESGSGATEFDKRSETFVRATRGIHW; via the coding sequence ATGAACCTTGGTGATCTGACCAACCTCGTCGAAAAGCCTTTGGCGGCGGTGTCCAACATCATCAACACCCCCAATTCGGCGGGGCGATATCGGCCGTTCTATCTGCGCAACCTGCTCGACGCGGTGCAGGGCCGGACGCTGGCGGACGCGGTGCAGGGCAGGACGATCCTCATCACCGGCGGCTCGTCGGGCATCGGCGCGGCGGCCGCCAAAAAAATCGCGGAGGCCGGCGGCGAGGTGGTGCTGGTCGCGCGCACCCAGGAGAAGCTCGAAGAGGTCGCCGATGAGATACGGGAGGACGGCGGCACGGCCCACGTCTACCCGTGCGACCTGTCCGACATGGACGCCATCGCCGCCATGGCCGACAAGGTGCTCGCCGACCTGGGCGGCGTCGACGTGCTGGTCAACAACGCGGGCCGGTCGATTCGCCGCTCCCTGGCGCTGTCCTACGACCGCATCCACGACTATCAGCGCACCATGCAGCTGAACTACCTGGGCGCGGTCCAGCTCATCCTCAAGTTCATCCCCGGGATGCGAGAGCGCGGCTACGGCCACATCGTCAACGTGTCCTCGGTCGGCGTGCAGACCCGTGCCCCGCGCTTCGGTGCCTACATCGCCAGCAAAGCCGCGCTGGACAGCCTGTGCGACGCGCTGCAGGCCGAGGTGGTCACCGACGACGTCAAATTCACCACCGTGCACATGGCGCTGGTGCGCACGCCGATGATCGGCCCAACCACCATCTACGACAAATTCCCCACCCTCACACCGGATCAGGCGGCCACCGTGATCACCGACGCGATCGTGCACCGGCCGCGACGGGCCAGTTCGCCATTTGGTCAGTTCGCCGCCGTCGCCGACGCCGTCAACCCGGCGGTGATGGACCGGGTACGCAACCGCGCCTTCGGCATGTTCGAGGACTCGGATGCGGCTAAGGGCGCCGAATCTGGTTCCGGCGCAACAGAATTCGACAAGCGCAGCGAAACGTTCGTCCGCGCGACCCGAGGGATCCATTGGTGA
- a CDS encoding type II toxin-antitoxin system Rv0910 family toxin, translated as MAAVEMTMDVPMSPQDMWDHVADLSDLGSWLVMHEAWRSELPDEITEGTQVVGVARSKGLRNRVTWTVTTWDPPHEVAMSGSGKGGAKYGVRLTVQPSDDGSTLGLRLELGGRALFGPVGAAAARAVRCDVEKSLKRFVERYG; from the coding sequence GTGGCTGCCGTGGAGATGACGATGGACGTGCCGATGAGCCCCCAGGACATGTGGGATCACGTCGCGGACCTGTCGGATCTGGGCAGCTGGCTGGTGATGCACGAGGCGTGGCGCAGCGAGCTGCCCGACGAGATCACCGAGGGCACCCAGGTCGTCGGCGTCGCACGTTCCAAGGGTCTGCGCAACCGGGTGACCTGGACGGTCACCACGTGGGACCCGCCGCACGAGGTCGCCATGTCGGGCTCCGGCAAGGGCGGGGCAAAGTACGGTGTGCGGCTCACCGTGCAACCCAGCGACGACGGATCCACCCTGGGCCTGCGCCTTGAGCTGGGCGGCCGCGCGCTGTTCGGTCCGGTGGGTGCGGCCGCGGCCCGCGCCGTCCGGTGCGACGTCGAGAAGTCGCTCAAGCGGTTCGTCGAGCGGTACGGCTAA
- the lspA gene encoding signal peptidase II, producing the protein MPEEPAGSAEPATAAGEPETAAPQPRRLRLLLSVAAVVLALDVVTKVLAVKLLPPGQPVSIIGDTVTWTLVRNSGAAFSMATGYTWVLTLIATGVVVGIFWMGRRLVSPWWAVGLGMILGGATGNLVDRFFRSPGPLRGHVVDFLSVGWWPVFNVADPSVVGGAILLVVLSVFGFDFDTVGRRRPDQRADQKADQAR; encoded by the coding sequence GTGCCCGAGGAACCAGCAGGATCGGCGGAGCCGGCGACCGCGGCCGGCGAGCCCGAGACGGCGGCGCCGCAACCTCGACGGTTGCGGCTGTTGCTGTCGGTGGCCGCCGTGGTGCTCGCGCTCGACGTCGTGACGAAGGTGCTTGCGGTCAAACTGCTTCCGCCCGGTCAGCCGGTGTCGATCATCGGCGACACCGTGACCTGGACCCTGGTGCGCAATTCGGGGGCGGCGTTCTCGATGGCGACCGGATACACCTGGGTGTTGACGTTGATCGCGACCGGGGTGGTGGTCGGCATCTTCTGGATGGGCCGGCGGCTGGTCTCGCCCTGGTGGGCGGTGGGGCTCGGGATGATCCTCGGCGGCGCCACGGGCAACCTGGTGGATCGCTTCTTCCGGTCGCCGGGGCCGCTGCGGGGCCACGTCGTCGACTTCCTATCGGTCGGCTGGTGGCCGGTGTTCAACGTCGCCGATCCGTCGGTGGTGGGCGGCGCCATCCTGCTGGTGGTGCTGTCGGTGTTCGGCTTCGACTTCGACACCGTGGGCCGGCGCAGGCCCGATCAGAGGGCTGACCAAAAGGCTGACCAGGCCCGATGA